ACGTGACCGCCCAGCAGGACATCATCGAGATCAAGCTGGGCGACGAGTTCCTGATGTCGAGCCTGTTCACCGTCTCCGAGACGGCTCTCGGCCATCTCGCCATGGCCGACACCCGCGGCGAGCGGATCGACGTCGTCGTGGGCGGGCTCGGCCTCGGGTACACCGCCCTGGCCGTGCTGGAGGATCCGCGGGTGGCCGAGCTGGTCGTGGTCGACGCCCTCCCCGAGGTCATCGAGTGGCACGAGCGGCACCTGATCCCCGCCGGCATCATCCTGACCGCCGACGATCGCTGCCGACTGGTGCACGCGGACTTCTTCGCCGGCCTCCGCGACGGCGGCGAGCTGGACCCCGACCGGCCCGGGCGCCGGTGGGACGCGATCGTCGTCGACATCGACCACACCCCCGGCCACCACCTGCACCCCAGCCACGCCGACCTCTACGACACCGCGGGCCTGGGCCGGGTCGCCGCCCGCCTGCACCCCGGTGGCGTGTTCGCCCTGTGGTCCAACGACCCGCCCGACGACAGCTTCACCGCCGTCCTCGCCGCAGCCTTCCACGAGGCACGGGCCGAGCTGATCACCTTCCACAACCCGCTCCAGGGTCGCGACGCGACCGCCTCGGTCTACCTCGCCCGCACGCCCTCGTGAGGCCTGATCCCACAGCGTGACGAACGCCACAGGCCTTTCGGCGTGTGCCGAAGTCCATCCCGCGTCATCACCTCGCGGGATGCTTGCGCAGGTCAGAGGCCATGCGCTGGCGCGCCAGTGGTTTCCGCCACATGATGAGGGGACGGTCGACATGACGGCGGTCACGACACCGCCGCCTTGTGCAGCAGGCGATCGGATGTAACAGTCGGTTACACGACGGACACCGGAGGCATCGTGACAGCACCACTCATCGAGCGGTCGGCGGCACTGCGGAGGCTTCGAGCCCTCGGCAAGGCGATGACCACACCCCTGTCGCCCGACGACTACCTCGCCCTGATCAACCCCCTGTGGTCGCAGCGCGAGCTGCGCGGACGGGTGGAGAAGGTCGTGGCCGAGACCGAACGCGCCGCCACGCTGGTCATCCGGCCGGGCTGGGGCTGGACGTTCGACCACGCCCCCGGCCAGTACATCGGCATCGGCGTCGAGATCGACGGCAAGTTCCACTGGCGTTCGTACTCGCTGTCGTCGCCTCCGTTGGTCGAGGGCAAGACCGTGAGCATCACCGTCAAGGCGATGCCGGAGGGCTTCCTGTCCGACCACCTCGTCAACGGCCTCGAGCCGGGGACGATCGTGCGGCTCGCCGCCCCCCAGGGTGACTTCACCGTCCCCGACCCGCCGCCGGAAAAGATGCTGTTCGTCGTCGGCGGCAGCGGCATCACGCCCGTCATGTCGATCCTGCGCACCCTCGACCGGCGCGACCAGATGCCCGACGCGACGCTCGTGTACTCCGCCACCAGCGAGGAGGACATGATGTTCCTCTACGAGCTGCGGGTGCTCGCGCTGCGCTACCCGGGCTTCACGTTCCACGAGCGCTTCACCGACACCGACGGCATGTTCACCGCCGACCAGCTCGACGAGGCCGTGCCCGACTGGCGCGAACGCACCACCTGGGCCTGCGGGCCCGGCCCGATGCTGGACGCGTTCACCGAGCACTACGCCGAGCAGGGTCTGGAGAAGCAGATCCACGTCGAGCGCTTCACCCTCAACGTGGCCAGCGGCGGCGACGCCGGCGGCACCGCGACCTTCGGCGTGGGTGGTCCCACCGTCGAGGTCGACGGTGCCACCACGCTGCTGGAGGCCGGCGAGCGGGCCGGCGTCAACATGCTCTACGGCTGCCGCATGGGCATCTGTCACACCTGCGACGTTCCCCTCGCCTCGGGGCGGGTACGTGACCTCCGCAGCGGCGACGAGCACGGCGAGCCCGGCGAGTACATCCAGACCTGCATCTCGGTCGCCGTCGGCGACTGCACGCTGTCCGTCTGACCACCGAACCCTTCCGACCACCCGTACCAAGGAGCACCCCATGGCCTTCGCCGATGTCCGCGAGTACACCCACCTGACCGACGACGAGGTCGAGGCGATCGGTCGCGAGCTCGACGAGATCCGCGCCGAGGTCGAGGCCTCGCGCGGCCAGCCCGACCGCGACTACATCCTGCGGGTCATCACCCTGCAGCGCCGGCTGGCCGCAGCCGGTCGCATCACCCTGTTCGCCAGCTTCTTCCCCCCGGCCTGGCTGCTGGGCACCGCGCTGCTCGGCTCGGCCAAGATCCTGGAGAACATGGAGCTGGGCCACAACGCCATGCACGGCCAGTGGGACTGGATGAACGACCCCGAGATCCACTCCAGCAACTGGGAGTGGGACACCACGCAGCCCGCCGAGCAGTGGAAGCACTCGCACAACTACATCCACCACCAGTTCACGAACGTGCTCGGCCACGACAACGACATCGGCTACGGCATCCTGCGGATGAGCCGCGACCAGAAGTGGACGCCGTACAACCTGGGTCAGCCGGTCTACAACGCCTTGCTGGCGCTGTTCTTCGAGTGGGGCGTGGCCCTGCACGACCTCGACATCGAGGCGATCCGCAAGCGCGAGAAGGACCCCAAGCTGCTCAAGAAGCAGCTCAAGCAGATCGGCAACAAGGTCGGCAAGCAGTCGCTCAAGGACTACGTGATCTACCCCGCGTTGACCGGTCCGTTCTTCCTGCAGACGCTCACGGCCAACTTCACGGCCAACATCATCCGCAACCTGTGGACCTACGGGATCATCTTCTGCGGCCACTTCCCCGACGGTGCGGTGCACTTCACCGAGGAGGAGCTGGAGGACGAGACCCGCGCCGAGTGGTACCTGCGGCAGATGCTCGGATCGGCCAACTTCGAGGGCGGCAAGCTCCTGCACATCATGAGCGGCCAGCTGGGCTACCAGATCGAGCACCACCTGTTCCCCGACCTGCCCAGCAACCGCTACGCGCAGATCTCGGTCAAGGTGAAGGACATCTGCAAGCGCTACGACATCCCCTACACCACCGGCCCGCTGTACAAGCAGTACGGACAGACCTTCCGCACGATCATGAAGCTGTCGCTGCCGAACAAGCGCACCACGGAGAACGAGGCACCCACCTCGCCGCGGGCGAAGCGTCGCCTGCGTGACGACGAGCGGCCCACGCGTCGCTCCGAGCTCGGCAAGTGGTCGGGCGCCGCCTCGACGGCGTGACCGCGATGACCCAGGTGCTCGCGGGGCGACCGATGGCCGGCGGCCTGCCGGTGCCGTTCGCCTGCGAGGACGACGGCGGGGCGCTCGACCACTCCCGGGTGGTCAAGCGCCGCGCCATCCGCTGCGCCCTGAGCCGGGTCTGCGGCATCTGCGGCGATCCGCTGACCCGACCGGTCACGTTCATCGGGGCCGAGGAGGAGCACGACCTCGGCCTGTACGTCTTTCCCCCGACGCACCTGTCGTGCGCCGAGGAGGCACTGGCGCTGTTCGTCCCGATCGGTGGGCGGCACCTCGGTCAGTCCGAACCGCCGCTGACGTGGGTGCTGCAGACGACCGGCGGGTTCGACCTGGTCCGACCGTCGCGCCGCGGCGGGATCGTGCAGTTCCGGCCGAACTCGGTCATCGACACCCGCCGCATCGACTGAACCGCCCGGCGCCGGTCAGGCGACGGCGTCGAGCGCCTCGAACTGCTCGTCGGTGAGCTCGATCGACGCGGCACCGAGGTTGTCCTCCAGGTGCGCGACGCTCGACGTCCCGGGGATGGGCAGCACCACGGGTGAGCGCCGCAGCAGCCAGGCCAGGGCCAGCTGCGACGGCGTCGCCCCGTGCTCGCGGGCGAGGTCGGCCAGCGGTCCGCCGTCCTCGACCAGTCCGCCGGTCGCGAGCGGGAACCACGGGATGAAACCGATGCCGTTCTCGGTGCAGTGGTCGAGCAGCGGTTCGGCGTCGCGTGCCGTGAGGTTGAAGAGGTTCTGCACCGACACGATCTCGGCGGTGCGCTCCGCCTCCAGCAGCTGGTCGATCCCGACCTCGCTGAGGCCGATGTGGCGGACCTTGCCGGCATCCTGCAGATCCTTGAAGGCGCCCACCTGCTCGGCGATCGGGACCTCACCGTCGATCCGGTGCAGCTGGATGAGGTCGATGCGGTCGACGCCGAGCCGGCGCAGGCTCAGCTCGACCTGCTGCTTGAGGTAGGCCGGCCGCCCGACCGGCACCCACTCGCCCGGCCCGGTGCGCGTCAGGCCGGCCTTGGTCGCAATCACGACGTCGTCGCGGTACGGGTGCAGGGCCTCGCGGATGATCTCCTCGGACACGTTCGGGCCGTAGGAGTCGGCGGTGTCGATGAAGGTCACGCCCAGCTCGACGGCCCGCCGCAGCACGGCCACCGCGGCCGCGCGGTCACGCGGCTCGCCCCAGACCCCGTCGCCGGTGATCTGCATCGCGCCGTAGCCGAGCCGGGTGACCGGCAGGTCACCGCCCAGCAGGAACGTGCCCGATCCGGAGGCGTGGGGTGCGGCGGGGGTGGCGGTCATACGAGCTCCTCGGGTCGGCGGGGTACGTCGGGGTCAACACCGCTCGCCCGACGCTATTCCGCCCGGGACGGCACGATGGACTCATGAGCGATGCCGACGTGCTGCGCGTGGCCGTGCTGGCCGACACCCACGCACCCCGCTTCTGGAAGGGGTGCCCGCCGGCGGTCGCGGAGCACCTGGACGCGGTCGACCTGATCCTGCACGCCGGCGACGTGTGCACCCCGGACGTGCTGGACGAGCTGCGCGAGTTCGCGCCGGTCCACGTGGTCCAGGGCAACAACGACGGTCCGGACGTGGCCGCCTGGGGTGCACCGGAGACGCTCGAGGTCGAACTGGCCGGCGTGCCGGTCGCGATGATCCACGACAGTGGTGCCGCCGCGGGCCGCACCGGCAGGATGCGCCGGCGCTTCCCCGGTGCGCGTCTCGTGGTGTTCGGCCACTCCCACATCCCGTGGGACACCGAGGCCGACGGTCAGCGACTGTTCAACCCCGGTTCGCCCACCGACAAGCGCCGGCAACCCCACCGGACACTGGGCCGGCTCGAGGTCACCGACGGCCGGATCCGCCGGCTCGACGTGGTCGAGCTCGACTGAGGGCCGGCTGTCAGGCGGCGTCGCCCGAGGAGCGCAGCGCCGGGGGACCCAGCACCGACTGCTTGACCAGGTCGTAGGCCTCGGCCACACCGACCAGGGCCCGCTCGGACGCCTCGACCCAGTCGTGCCCGTCGGCCAGGTGGCGCTGCAACAGGGCCAGGTAGAGCGAGGGTCGATCGGGGCGTGCCATGGGTCGAGGTTACGCCGAAACCGGACCGACATCAGGCGTTGCCCCCGGCGAGTGGCGGGTGGGTGGCGGTTTCACCGACGCCGGCGGCCGAAGATCGCCTTGACGATCTCGCGGGCGGCGGTCCGACCGGCCTCGGTGGCGATCCGCTCGACCCCGGAGGTCGACGACCGCGACCGACGCCGCCGCCCTCCACCACCCTTCGCGATGCGGTCGGCCTCGGCGGCGATACGGTCGGCCTCCTCGACCTCCCACTGCCGGGCGGTCTCCTCGGCCGTCAGGTCCGGCGCCGGTCCGGCCGGCGCGGGCGGAGCCGGCGGCGCGGCCGGTGCAGCCTCGTAGCGGGCCNNNNNNNNNNNNNNNNNNNNNNNNNNNNNNNNNNNNNNNNNNNNNNNNNNNNNNNNNNNNNNNNNNNNNNNNNNNNNNNNNNNNNNNNNNNNNNNNNNNNGGGCGAGGCCGCGACCGCGGCCGCCACGTGCTCGGGCGGTGCCGGTTCCATCGAGCCCTGCGGGGCTCGCAGCCGGGTCCAGGCGACCGGCGTCGGGGCACCCTTCTCGCTCATGACGGTCACCACCGCCTCGCCGGTGGCGAGCTGGGTCAGGACCTCGGCGAGGTCGTAGGTCGAGTGCGGGTAGGTCGACACCGTGGCCCGCAGCGCCTTCGCGTCGTCGGGGGTGTGGGCCCGGAGCTGGTGCTGCACCCGGGACCCGAGCTGGGCCAGCACGTCCGCGGGGACGTCCTTGGGCGTCTGGGTGACGAACACGATGCCCACACCCTTCGACCGGATCAGGCGGACGGTCTGGGCCACGGTCTCGAGGAAGTCCTTCGACGCGTCGCGGAACAACAGGTGGGCCTCGTCGAAGAAGAACACGAGCTTGGGCCGGTCGAGGTCGCCGACCTCGGGCAGGTCGCTGAACAGCTGCGTCAGCAGGTGCATGAGAAAGGTCGAGAACAGGGCCGGCTGGTCATGGACCGACGGCAGCTCCAGCAACGAGACGATGCCGCGACCCTGCTCGTCGACCCGCAGGAAGTCCTCCGTGCGGATCTGCGGGGTGCCGAAGAAGACGTCGGCTCCCCCGTCGGCGAACCCGATCAGCTCGCGCAGGATCACGCCGGCGGTCGCCTTGGACAGCCCGCCGAGATCGGTCAGGTCGGCCTTGCCCTCCGCGCTCACGAGGTGCTGCACCGCGGCTCGCAGGTCGGCGAGGGTGACGAGCGGCCGGCCGGCCTTGCGGGCCCAGTGGAAGACCAGCGAGAGCGACGACTCCTGGGTCGTGTTGAGGTCCAGCACCCTGGCCAGCAGGACCGGCCCGAACGACTCCACGGTGGCCCGGACGGGCACACCCGTGCCGCGACCGCCGAGGGTGAAGAACTCCGTGGGGGTGCCGGCCGGCTCCCAGTCCTGCCCGATGCCGGCGCAGCGCTCGAGCAGCTTCGGGCTCGACTCCCCCGGGACCGACAGGCCCGACAGGTCGCCCTTGATGTCGGCGGCGAACACCGCCACGCCGGCGGCGCTGAGCTGCTCGGCCATCAGCTGCAGCGTGCGGGTCTTGCCCGTTCCCGTGGCGCCGGCGACCAGGCCGTGCCGGTTCAGCATGCCGACGGGGATGCGCACGGGCGCGGCAGGTTCGGGTTCGCCGTCGACGACGAGCACCCCCAGCTCCAACGCCGGCCCGTCGAAGGCGTAGCCGGCCTGCACGGTCTCGACGATCGAGGTCGGCTCGGGCACCGGCGCAGGCGCCGGCGCCGGCGCCGGCTCGGGCTCCCGGGCGGCGGTGGCGGCCTCCTGCGCAGCCGCGGCGAGCTCGTCGGCCCGCCTTCGCGCCTCGGCGGCCACCTGTTCGGCCTGCTCCGCGGCCTGTCGAGCAGCCTCCACCGGGTCGTCGGTCGGTCCGGACGTCACGCCACCGCTGCTCATGGCTGCAGGCTACCGATCCGCCGGGTCCGGGCTGTCTACACTGACCGGGTGATCTTCCGGCACGTGGGCGAGGGGCGGCCCTACCCCGAGCACGGACTCACCCCGGCGCAGTGGGCCGAGATCTCGCCCAGCCAGGTCCGCCTCGACGACCTCACCACCACCCGCACGCAGCTCGACCTCGCCCTGCTCCTGGACGCCGAGTCCACGTTCTACGGCGACCTGTTCGCCCACGTGGTGAGCTGGGAGGGCCAGTTCTACCTCGAGGACGGCCTGCACCGGGCCGTCCGGGCCGCCCTGCAGCAGCGCCACATGCTGCACGCCCGGGTCTTCACGATGGGACGCACCTCATGACCCGCCCGCACCCGTACCTCACCCTGCTCGCGGCCGTCCTGGTCATGGGAGCCGGGGTCCTGCTGGGCGTGCGGATGCTGACCTCCGCCGGCGAGGCCCAGGTCGCCGCGCCCACGTGCACCGACCGGGCGGTGGCCACCGGCGAGCCGCTCACCCCCAACCTGGTCCAGGTGAATGTCCTCAACGCCTCCGGCCGCGAGGGACAGGCCAACCGCGTCACCATCAACCTGCAGCGTCGCGGGTTCCTCGAGGGCGCCATCGCCAACAGCACCAGCGCGGTCGAGGTCCCCAACGTCACGATCCTCACCAGCGACCCGGAGGACCCGCGGGTCCAGCTCGTGGCCCAGCAGTTCGTCGGCGAGATCGCCTACGCCGAACCCGACATCCCCGTCGAGGACGGCGTCACGGTCATCATCGGAGACGGCTACCAGGACCTCAACCCCGAGGCTCCGACCGAGATCGTCTCGACCCGCGACCTGGCGATCTGCGTGCCGATCATCGACCTCTGACTCAGGCGCCCCATCCGGCGAGCCGGCCGTCGCGGGCCACCGCGCGGAGGCGACGCTCGACGGTGTCGCGCACGGCGCGGGGCGTGACGACGAGCAGCTCGTCGTGCACCACGATGCGGGCCGTCGGCAGCGGCACGAAGGTGTGGTCGCCCCGCACCACGAGCGCCACCGAGGCGCCCGCGGGCAGCCGGAGCTCACCCACCTCGACCCCGGCCAGGCGTGAGCCC
The Aeromicrobium marinum DSM 15272 genome window above contains:
- a CDS encoding helicase HerA-like domain-containing protein, encoding MSSGGVTSGPTDDPVEAARQAAEQAEQVAAEARRRADELAAAAQEAATAAREPEPAPAPAPAPVPEPTSIVETVQAGYAFDGPALELGVLVVDGEPEPAAPVRIPVGMLNRHGLVAGATGTGKTRTLQLMAEQLSAAGVAVFAADIKGDLSGLSVPGESSPKLLERCAGIGQDWEPAGTPTEFFTLGGRGTGVPVRATVESFGPVLLARVLDLNTTQESSLSLVFHWARKAGRPLVTLADLRAAVQHLVSAEGKADLTDLGGLSKATAGVILRELIGFADGGADVFFGTPQIRTEDFLRVDEQGRGIVSLLELPSVHDQPALFSTFLMHLLTQLFSDLPEVGDLDRPKLVFFFDEAHLLFRDASKDFLETVAQTVRLIRSKGVGIVFVTQTPKDVPADVLAQLGSRVQHQLRAHTPDDAKALRATVSTYPHSTYDLAEVLTQLATGEAVVTVMSEKGAPTPVAWTRLRAPQGSMEPAPPEHVAAAVAASP
- a CDS encoding metallophosphoesterase family protein translates to MSDADVLRVAVLADTHAPRFWKGCPPAVAEHLDAVDLILHAGDVCTPDVLDELREFAPVHVVQGNNDGPDVAAWGAPETLEVELAGVPVAMIHDSGAAAGRTGRMRRRFPGARLVVFGHSHIPWDTEADGQRLFNPGSPTDKRRQPHRTLGRLEVTDGRIRRLDVVELD
- a CDS encoding fatty acid desaturase family protein, whose product is MAFADVREYTHLTDDEVEAIGRELDEIRAEVEASRGQPDRDYILRVITLQRRLAAAGRITLFASFFPPAWLLGTALLGSAKILENMELGHNAMHGQWDWMNDPEIHSSNWEWDTTQPAEQWKHSHNYIHHQFTNVLGHDNDIGYGILRMSRDQKWTPYNLGQPVYNALLALFFEWGVALHDLDIEAIRKREKDPKLLKKQLKQIGNKVGKQSLKDYVIYPALTGPFFLQTLTANFTANIIRNLWTYGIIFCGHFPDGAVHFTEEELEDETRAEWYLRQMLGSANFEGGKLLHIMSGQLGYQIEHHLFPDLPSNRYAQISVKVKDICKRYDIPYTTGPLYKQYGQTFRTIMKLSLPNKRTTENEAPTSPRAKRRLRDDERPTRRSELGKWSGAASTA
- a CDS encoding ferredoxin reductase, with protein sequence MTAPLIERSAALRRLRALGKAMTTPLSPDDYLALINPLWSQRELRGRVEKVVAETERAATLVIRPGWGWTFDHAPGQYIGIGVEIDGKFHWRSYSLSSPPLVEGKTVSITVKAMPEGFLSDHLVNGLEPGTIVRLAAPQGDFTVPDPPPEKMLFVVGGSGITPVMSILRTLDRRDQMPDATLVYSATSEEDMMFLYELRVLALRYPGFTFHERFTDTDGMFTADQLDEAVPDWRERTTWACGPGPMLDAFTEHYAEQGLEKQIHVERFTLNVASGGDAGGTATFGVGGPTVEVDGATTLLEAGERAGVNMLYGCRMGICHTCDVPLASGRVRDLRSGDEHGEPGEYIQTCISVAVGDCTLSV
- a CDS encoding type II toxin-antitoxin system VapB family antitoxin, whose protein sequence is MIFRHVGEGRPYPEHGLTPAQWAEISPSQVRLDDLTTTRTQLDLALLLDAESTFYGDLFAHVVSWEGQFYLEDGLHRAVRAALQQRHMLHARVFTMGRTS
- a CDS encoding LytR C-terminal domain-containing protein, which translates into the protein MTRPHPYLTLLAAVLVMGAGVLLGVRMLTSAGEAQVAAPTCTDRAVATGEPLTPNLVQVNVLNASGREGQANRVTINLQRRGFLEGAIANSTSAVEVPNVTILTSDPEDPRVQLVAQQFVGEIAYAEPDIPVEDGVTVIIGDGYQDLNPEAPTEIVSTRDLAICVPIIDL
- a CDS encoding aldo/keto reductase, with protein sequence MTATPAAPHASGSGTFLLGGDLPVTRLGYGAMQITGDGVWGEPRDRAAAVAVLRRAVELGVTFIDTADSYGPNVSEEIIREALHPYRDDVVIATKAGLTRTGPGEWVPVGRPAYLKQQVELSLRRLGVDRIDLIQLHRIDGEVPIAEQVGAFKDLQDAGKVRHIGLSEVGIDQLLEAERTAEIVSVQNLFNLTARDAEPLLDHCTENGIGFIPWFPLATGGLVEDGGPLADLAREHGATPSQLALAWLLRRSPVVLPIPGTSSVAHLEDNLGAASIELTDEQFEALDAVA